In Colletotrichum destructivum chromosome 1, complete sequence, the sequence GCGAGCATAGTTAGGGACTGAGGGCACAAAAATATCTAACTACTTGTTCCGCGTATCAGATTTAGTGTTCCTAGACCAAGGATAGATTGATAAAGTCTCGACGCTCAGGATAGCATGTCGGAAACGCCTCCATTTCTGATACGATCTGCCAAGATACATCATCCATGTTGACACTGAATGAAGACGGGAAGGAGTTGTACTCGGAGGATACTTTGGATCACCTAATCAACCAATACTCTGGCGTTATCACTTGCTTCATGGAGGTATTTGGAAGTAACTGTAGATTTAGAATTCTTTGACACAGACAAACGCCGAAGTAGTTGCCCCGAAATGGAGCAGGTCACAGGCGGTGATTAATCCCACTGGTCGGAAAGAATACATCTACACGAAGTGTGTTTTATTTGTGTAGTTAATGATACTTACGGGGTTTTCTGAAATGGACGTGAATTACAAATCTTGCATCGGTTCAAGATCTGATCAAGCTTGATTGTGCCTTTGTCAGTCTGTTGCCTGAGAGCGGAGATGATGCAGCAGAGCTTTCAGGGACCATATCCCTAAGATATGGGCCCGATCAACGAATCGTAGAATTGGGGGTTGAACCGAGACTAGATTCGGTATGCTGCCGTCTTGGCGAGACAGTCGTGTGGAGAACGGCGGGCCGCGGACAGCCGGTGGTTTCCTCGATTTTCACGAACCCTGTTCAGTTTTAGTACGAGATGATCCTAGCTTTAGCCAATGACATGAATCGTGGCATTGGCCTCGCAGCGTTGTCGAGCCATTTTGGATGccctttcctttcttcttgGACTAATGATGCTCCTATTATGCTAAGTCTACTAACCCAGATCAAGGCGTCAGCGACGGCAGCGATAATCTGCTCCTAGACCTGACTTTACGAAGTTCTCATCGCTCTCTCTAGCTTGCGAGCGTAACCTTTGTTATTCAAGACGAATTAAAATGTTGCTTAGTAGACTGCGTCCACGGGCTTTGTTCAGGTAGAAAGTTTTGAGTTCCGTCACATTTGCCATTGGAAACCATCAAAACAGCTCCGTCTAGGGATGAGCACTTTCCAGCAAATACCATTCTGGTACTTTTGTAGCCCCTCATGGCCTCATTATTTGGCTTTTACCTATGCCCAAACGTTTGTATCCACATGTTCATCTCATCTTTACTGTTGGAGGGTTGAAGGGGAGCTAGAGCAAATCTAGACATCGTGAAGGGTAGGGAACTGAATTTAGGTAGATGGCACTCTGTTAGAGTTCGATACTCAAATCAATAAACGGGACCGATTCGTGCGAAGGGCTTGAGACTTGCTAAGGAGAACCTACCCATAAACTCGGATTAGTCCTCGTATATGTGATACAGGAGGCCTTTCTGTCTGGGCATCCTAGCACTTTCCAGCACTTCATCGGCAACCCAGTCCCCAATTCCGATAATTAGTATTGTTTCAGACACCAACGGTCAAAAAATGGACAGTTTACTGAGTGGATTAGCGCTTTCGATGCTGTTAAGCTCGGTCTACGCTGTCGCTGGTACCGTCAGCCTTCCGATCGAGGTCCAGAAATCGCCGCAACTTACTCACAGGGCTATGGGGGTCAAGGACGTCACTCTTGTCAACAATCAAAATGATATGAGTGACCGATACTACGGCATCAAAATCGAGGTTGGCACCCCGTACCAAGAGCTGTCTCTGGCGCTGAACACGAGATCTTCCGACACGTGTAAGTTTTGCCATGTATTCCAGCTGGAATCCCATTGCTGATCATCTAAAGGGTTTCCCAACTTCAACCCCGTTAAGTCGAGTACTTTCGTCAATGGATCTTTTGGCTCTACCGAAGTGGCTTACGGGGACCCAACTACAATCCCATCGAGCGTCCAAAAGTTTCATCTGGACTATTATGAAGATGTCTTCAGGATTGCCGGAGTGAGAATCCCCAAACAGCGTTTCGGTATACCGAGTAAGGGACCCGATGGACTACCCACAGGTGGGCTTCTCAGCATCGGTCCTAACCTGCAATTTGGCTATGGACGGAACAAGCCGTTCAACACCATCGTCGACAGCTTGGCAGCCCAAGGTGCGATAGCAAGCCGAACATACAGCGTTGATTTGCGAGGCTTCGATGAAAAGAAAGGTTAGCGAAATTGCGTTCGCATTTGTGTCCTTGCCGTATGTTAACCGTATTGATAGGCGTTCTCCTTTTCGGTGGTGCCGATACAGGCCGTTTCAATGGCGAACTTGTGAAGCGTCCGCTTCTCAAGGATGAACTCGGCACTTGGGCGTGAGCTCCCGACCGTAACGCTACTAAATTGACGAGAGATGGTGTTTAAGCTGACCGTTTTATTCTACAGGCCGTCTATTGCCCTCACAGGTATGGGCCAGACAAGCTCGAATGGCTCGGTGCAAGCCTACGGCGtaaacgccgccgactcCATATTCACGTTGGATACGGCCAACCAGTATATGAGGCTCCGCCACTCCTTCGTCGACCATTTGCTGCGCGATTTAGGCGCAATCAACGACGGAAACGACTTGTACACCGCGCCATGCTCGAAAAGGGATGGACCTGGCAGCTGGGACTTCCATTTCGGAAATGCGACGATCAAGATCCCGTACAAGAACCTTATTCTGGACGCAACTGTGGAAGAAAACAGCGACTATTGCTTGGTCGCAATCTTGGTTACGTGGAAGGGACAACTCGTCCTTGGAGGTCAGTGATTGAACATGATGATGGCTTTGTCGTCGGTGGTTTGACAGACGCTTACGTTCAAATTTCACAGCACCCTTCTTCCAGTCCGCTTATATCAGCTTCGATTACGACGATAAAAAAGTTGGTCTGGCCCAGCCGGCAGACTGTGGGGGGAAGGTTGTTGCTTTTGGCAGCGGCGGTAATCCCATTCCCAAGCTGACCGGTTGCGAGCCAAAGTAGTTGGTGGCAATCTTTTGTACCCCTCGAGAGGCCTGAGTGGACTTATGCGTGTTTGAGTTTAATTTATAACGTTCTTCTATTCAAGGCGTAGCTATTAAATAATGTTGATGGATCGAGCCAGATGACAGGCTGTTCTCGGACTTGGTGTCTGGCAGGGCCTGCTTGTATTCGACACTGGCCCGGTGGTTCAGAGGCTGCCGAGAGGGTCACATAGATCGGGAACAAATAATCAATAGGTCCTTGTGGATATCGCCGCGAAATGTTGGAAGCCAACTGAGTCCACTAGCACTTTGTTTCCACAACACTTATCACAACTGTCGTAGCGACGATTTTGGAATGAAAAAAGTTAGCCAAAAACATATGCATAACCTCTCATTAATACAAGTCTCAATTTCTCGAGGAATAAACCATCCGTCTACATGTTTAATCTTCTTTGAATACTGGTACGCCATGCGCTATTGCATCATTTCAGATCTCCATCCACCAACCTTGCCACCACTCCTGTACCAAGACCGCAAGTCCGCCTCTGACTGTGCTATCAACTAATTGACGACATTAGTTGTTCCAAATCAAACAGTTACCCCGGCCAATTTGACGTAACATTGCTTTGCCTTGCTCGTAATACCCTCGATGGGCTCGTACGATGACAGCTCTTTACTGCAGGGCTGCAGCTCAAAGTTCCAGATGATCAAGCTTATCAACAGCCTCAACTCCAGATACGCCAACTTCCGTCCGAAGCAGCCCCTGGTGCCCAGACCGAACGGAATGGTTGGGCCCGCGGTAGCATTGTAAACCTCATTGCCTGTCTGCTCGTCCTGCATCAGCCACCTCTCCGGGCGAAAGACCTCCATGTCGTTCACAGGCCATGATCTGATGCCACgctccttcgccgccagcTGAGACGTCTCGCCTCGCAGTGCCTCGTCAATCTCAGTCGGTGGCGAGGTAAAGCTCGGGCCAAAGTTCGGCATGAACACATGCGTACCCTCTGGGATATGGTGGCCGAGAATCACGGTATCCTGGGTGCACTGTCGATCTACGACTGGGACGGTGTGACCAAGCCGCAAGATTTCTTCAATGACAGCATCGAGATACGGAATCTTGGCTTTTGTGATTTCATCATGCGTAGGCGCACGCTTCTCAACGAGGGCTTCGGCGTGGGCGTCCCATAGATCCTGTCGGAGCCTCGTCTGTGTTCGCGGATTGTCGGCCAGAAACTTGACGCCCCAGCAGACAGTAGTGCTGGTAGTATCGTGACCGGCAacgacgaagccgagaagCTGGTAACATTAGTTGAGCGCCAGCCTATGGTAGTCGGTGTGTGAAACTTACTTCATCCTTCATGGTCAAGGACCAGTATACTGGCTCACGACCTTCCTTTTTGGCGAAGGAGCGCTCGCGCTGAACGATGAGATCCACGGCGCACTTGACCCATGATTCATTCTCTTCGTCGGATTCCTTCAGGAGCTTTTCCACAGCGTGGGATGCCTGCTCTCGAAGAAACTCAGTCCTCATGTTTTTGAGCTTCCTCTCATGCGGCTGGAAACCTTTCAACCACCAAGCAAGTTTGATGAAGCCCGAATCTGCGACATCCTGAACGAGGTCGCCAATGGCCAAGGTAGCTTCGATGGACTCGTGCGGTCGGGCAACAGGGAAGTCAACCGGAGTCCCTGGGGCGGCCAGGTCACGGGACTGCTGCACCGTCTGCTCTTCCGCCGCCTTAAGCAACTCGATCTGGGGAGGTAGAGCCCGATGGGGGTAGCTATCACCGAATCCGAAGTCCAAAACGGCATCGAGCGCGGCGTAATATATATCCTTCTCGGCGCTGAATGGTCGTCCGTCGGCGACGCGAGCCTTTTGCTTCCACAAGTCGATGAGCTTAGTCGCGCTCTGGTAGATGTTGGGTGCGGCAACCCCAGAGAGGAAGCGTGGAGTCATCAAGTCCTGTAGAAGCCGCCGGTGGCTCTTCCATTCTTGTCCCGACTTCAGGTTGATATGGAAGTTGGGGGACTCGCCGCCCAGCAAAGCGATAGAGAAGTCGGAGCGGTCGAACTCTTTGCGGCGCATAAGTATATCTTGGGCCTCGCGGAAGTCGGTAACAACGACGATAGGTTTGGAGAAGGGCGTGATGAAGAGTTGGAAAAGGGGACTGGAATGGCGCTGGGCCTGCTTGGCCATCCACCGCAGAGGACTCCCGTTGGACTCCTTAAGCATCGCTGGGATGTCACCGAGCATGGACTGAGTGGCGGCCGGGTTGTAGGGGATTCCCGCAATGGGCTTAGGGAGGAAATATTGATATAGAGCGTAGAGCGCAACGGCAACAGCTGCGGCTACAATGCCAAAAATTCGCTGCGTCGTGTCCGGGATTTGCAGAACTCCCAGCTGGAACACCACTGGTTCTATGGCGTCGGCAGTCGTCATTTTCAATGATGATTCGATAAAATTAAGATCTCTAGTAACTGGTATGAAATTCGATGATAATCATTTGCTTGTTCTTTTTCATTCAGATCTTCGAGCTTGTTATAAGAAGCTGAGCATCTACATGTTGTAAGTTGGAACTCGGTCGGTCATCCGCGGATGCCGACCGGGTTCTCAGCTTCGGCCGCGTCCCGCGAGTtccgccctcggcgccacACTTTCTTCGGCCGCGTCTCGCAAAGTCCGCAAGTTCCGCTTCCCGACGTCACGCTTTCTGGAGTTTGCGGCTTACAGCCGCCGAATTACGGCTCTCAGTGCATGTACTGAGCAAACAAAGCTATCTAAGTGGCAGATATCAAGTTGTCACGACCGGTTGGTTCCATTGAGTCCTCCGTTGATATGATGTCACTCGGGGCGGCTCGCACCGCTCTGGAAAGTGACGAGACGCTAACGGTCGATGCGACTCGACCGGAGCCGGCTTGCGCGGCACAGATTGGGCGTTACTCTGCGGCTGGCTGTCACAGCTACTTGACCGCAATTGCCTCGCCTTTCGCCAGGGAATTGTCGATGTTTCCACACATAATCCTGAAAGAGGCCATGGAGTGAGCTGCGTCCCGCGAGACTACGTACCGAATCATTTGCTAGTCCAAGACTTAAGGGCGTCTTTGCATCCCCCGGAACAGAGCTGATGTTGGCAGTTCAGTGAAAGAGCACATCAGCGAGCGGCAGAATGGCCCTAAAACTGCGCTGGGGGTTCATTTTTTGTCACTTTCATAAACACGCAAACAGCAATATGACTCAAGATGCATTAAGGAGCCGGTGCCCGGAGCACGCTGGGGAATATCCTAGCAACACGCAACTACTGCGCCAGactccatcgtcatcgtgCACACCCCACTGGCCTGTCTTAATGTAAGCAAGGATAATTTGTCAATCATCCATCTCACAAGTAGCCGGCGGGACCACGGGGAATCGTCTGAACCGCCATACATGTCAGGGGATTGCATCAGACGGAGTCCGCGCCATCCCGCCCCGTCCCCTGCCTTCATAAATGCCTGTGCGGCTCCTCACGCAGATAACCCATCCATGTCATAGCTTGTTCGCGCATGGCATTTTGTGTAGATCAGTGTATTCGCCAACCTGGATGACCCGTCGGCTCAAAAACTGCTTTTCACGAGTGCCGCCTTTGCGCATCACATCAAGATTTCTAGGGGAGCTAGTTTGCATGGATCTTGCGCCCACATAATCTCATTCCATAAGTCATATACAAGTCATGAAATCCGTAGCAAGTCATTACGGGGATGATGATTGATCTGGCCAAGGTATAATCCTGCATGGGTGTTGGATGATCTAATTCAACTGCAATCACATCCTTCAAAGAAGCTAAGCTCAACAGCTTGGAACGGGCCGTGGCCTAAACCAGCCCAGCTATAACAAAAGACCAAAGATGAGAACACCGGGGAAGTTCGAAAGTTGGAATACACGAATGGAAACTTAGGGTTTTCGTCATCCGCTCAGTTTTCTATGCGGAGCCAAAACCACAAGGGCTTTAGTTGCAGTAAAGGTCTGACTGGTCATCAAATCTGCAAAGACCGGTGTACCAGCGGGTGTAAAGCTATCAAGTTGTCAGTGAAAGCCTTTGAGAAGGAAGCTGGGAAAGTCTTGCGTTGATCGTGCCACCGTCTCCCTGAGACCAGAAGGCGTTGTTCTTGCCCATGTAGAAACAGTCGTAACTATTGAAAATTTTAGAATCAACGGGGAAATATCGCAAGGAAGACCGTCGTACTCAGTCTTGAGAGGCCAGATAGCAAGCTCCTGACTGGTCAAGCCATATATTCCTC encodes:
- a CDS encoding Putative aspartic peptidase A1 family, aspartic peptidase domain superfamily; the protein is MDSLLSGLALSMLLSSVYAVAGTVSLPIEVQKSPQLTHRAMGVKDVTLVNNQNDMSDRYYGIKIEVGTPYQELSLALNTRSSDTWFPNFNPVKSSTFVNGSFGSTEVAYGDPTTIPSSVQKFHLDYYEDVFRIAGVRIPKQRFGIPSKGPDGLPTGGLLSIGPNLQFGYGRNKPFNTIVDSLAAQGAIASRTYSVDLRGFDEKKGVLLFGGADTGRFNGELVKRPLLKDELGTWAPSIALTGMGQTSSNGSVQAYGVNAADSIFTLDTANQYMRLRHSFVDHLLRDLGAINDGNDLYTAPCSKRDGPGSWDFHFGNATIKIPYKNLILDATVEENSDYCLVAILVTWKGQLVLGAPFFQSAYISFDYDDKKVGLAQPADCGGKVVAFGSGGNPIPKLTGCEPK
- a CDS encoding Putative cytochrome P450 → MTTADAIEPVVFQLGVLQIPDTTQRIFGIVAAAVAVALYALYQYFLPKPIAGIPYNPAATQSMLGDIPAMLKESNGSPLRWMAKQAQRHSSPLFQLFITPFSKPIVVVTDFREAQDILMRRKEFDRSDFSIALLGGESPNFHINLKSGQEWKSHRRLLQDLMTPRFLSGVAAPNIYQSATKLIDLWKQKARVADGRPFSAEKDIYYAALDAVLDFGFGDSYPHRALPPQIELLKAAEEQTVQQSRDLAAPGTPVDFPVARPHESIEATLAIGDLVQDVADSGFIKLAWWLKGFQPHERKLKNMRTEFLREQASHAVEKLLKESDEENESWVKCAVDLIVQRERSFAKKEGREPVYWSLTMKDELLGFVVAGHDTTSTTVCWGVKFLADNPRTQTRLRQDLWDAHAEALVEKRAPTHDEITKAKIPYLDAVIEEILRLGHTVPVVDRQCTQDTVILGHHIPEGTHVFMPNFGPSFTSPPTEIDEALRGETSQLAAKERGIRSWPVNDMEVFRPERWLMQDEQTGNEVYNATAGPTIPFGLGTRGCFGRKLAYLELRLLISLIIWNFELQPCSKELSSYEPIEGITSKAKQCYVKLAGVTV